The proteins below are encoded in one region of Rhizobium gallicum bv. gallicum R602sp:
- a CDS encoding isocitrate/isopropylmalate dehydrogenase family protein, with translation MSSLNNTLKIAVLPGDGIGREVMPACLELIDAAVGQAGAPPLVFETHQAGAQHYAETGEALPAAALEACRTSDAILFGAMGWPDIRFPDGTEIIPQLDLRMEFGLFAGVRPIRWFPGLPKVLSDPRAEGIDFVLVREQTEGLFYARGRGEVLNDQEAYDTMQITRAGTERVSEFAFQLAAQRKRRGKPGTVTCVDKANVFSSMAFFRKVFDEVAAKHPELQKDYAYVDALALNMVKKPWTLDVLVTENMFGDILSDLAAGLIGGMGMAPSADIGDTHGLFQPAHGTAPDIAGKGVANPSAMFLSGAMMLDWLAVKHGEQRLADAARLIEAAVERTLSTKTAVPMEYGGSANCAEMTRSVIGALGAVRKEVA, from the coding sequence ATGTCATCGTTGAACAACACTCTCAAGATCGCAGTCCTTCCCGGCGACGGGATCGGCAGGGAAGTCATGCCTGCATGCCTGGAATTGATCGACGCCGCGGTCGGCCAGGCGGGCGCGCCACCGCTCGTGTTCGAGACGCATCAGGCCGGTGCGCAGCACTACGCGGAGACCGGCGAGGCCCTGCCCGCCGCCGCGCTCGAGGCCTGCCGGACATCCGACGCAATCCTCTTCGGCGCGATGGGCTGGCCCGACATCCGCTTCCCGGACGGAACGGAAATCATTCCGCAGCTCGACCTGCGCATGGAGTTCGGCCTGTTTGCGGGTGTCCGTCCGATCCGGTGGTTTCCCGGTCTCCCGAAAGTGCTTTCCGATCCTCGCGCCGAAGGAATCGACTTCGTGCTGGTCCGCGAGCAGACAGAAGGCCTGTTTTATGCGCGTGGCCGTGGCGAGGTCCTGAACGACCAGGAGGCCTACGACACGATGCAGATCACGCGGGCCGGCACCGAGCGCGTTTCCGAATTCGCTTTCCAGCTGGCCGCGCAGCGCAAACGCCGCGGCAAGCCCGGCACGGTGACCTGCGTCGACAAGGCGAATGTCTTCAGTTCGATGGCTTTCTTCCGGAAGGTCTTCGACGAGGTCGCCGCGAAGCACCCCGAGTTGCAGAAGGACTATGCCTATGTCGACGCGCTGGCGCTCAACATGGTGAAGAAGCCCTGGACGCTCGACGTTCTGGTGACCGAGAACATGTTCGGCGACATACTTTCCGATCTTGCGGCCGGCCTGATTGGCGGCATGGGGATGGCCCCTTCGGCGGACATCGGTGATACCCACGGCCTATTCCAGCCGGCACACGGGACCGCTCCCGACATCGCGGGCAAGGGCGTCGCCAATCCAAGCGCAATGTTTCTGTCGGGCGCGATGATGCTCGACTGGCTGGCGGTGAAGCACGGCGAGCAGCGGCTTGCTGACGCCGCCAGGCTGATCGAGGCGGCGGTTGAGCGCACCCTGTCGACCAAGACCGCGGTTCCCATGGAGTATGGCGGGAGCGCCAATTGCGCGGAGATGACGCGCAGC
- a CDS encoding GntR family transcriptional regulator — translation MPTRKQTAPVSEIKEDAFAKTMTATAHLRLRQLILDNKWAPGYQATEQEVASQLGMSRTPVREALMRLQQDGLVSVIPRHGMRVLPISISDMKEIYEILTSLESTAAELAASRQLSEDQLRGLEKATADMDHALSQDDLERWAQADARFHEQLLELGGNQMLKSVVLNFIDRAHRVRMVTLKMRPKPVNSTREHAELVQAIREGDREKARNIHKAHRERAGKELLDLLERLGLNHL, via the coding sequence ATGCCGACCAGGAAACAGACAGCACCGGTCTCCGAGATCAAAGAGGACGCCTTCGCGAAAACAATGACCGCGACAGCGCACCTTCGGTTGCGGCAGCTCATCCTGGATAACAAGTGGGCACCCGGTTACCAGGCAACCGAACAGGAAGTCGCGTCCCAGTTGGGAATGAGCCGGACGCCCGTGAGGGAGGCGCTCATGCGCCTCCAGCAGGACGGACTTGTCTCGGTGATCCCGAGGCATGGAATGCGGGTCCTGCCGATTTCTATTTCTGACATGAAGGAAATTTACGAAATCCTGACGTCGCTGGAAAGTACGGCAGCAGAGCTGGCCGCCAGCCGCCAGCTTTCCGAGGATCAACTCCGGGGTCTCGAAAAGGCGACGGCCGACATGGACCATGCGCTTTCGCAAGATGACTTGGAGCGCTGGGCGCAGGCGGACGCGAGATTTCATGAGCAACTGCTCGAACTTGGCGGCAACCAGATGCTCAAGTCGGTCGTCCTCAATTTCATCGACCGCGCACATCGCGTCAGGATGGTGACGCTGAAGATGCGTCCCAAGCCGGTTAACTCAACCCGCGAACATGCAGAACTCGTGCAAGCAATCCGCGAAGGCGACCGCGAAAAGGCACGAAACATTCACAAGGCGCACCGGGAACGGGCAGGCAAGGAACTGCTTGACCTCCTCGAGCGCCTCGGCCTCAACCACCTCTAG
- a CDS encoding NAD-dependent epimerase/dehydratase family protein codes for MRVLVTGGSGKLGRATIKHLVESGHDVINADTIAPPENLCPFVKVDFEDMRATIEAISGFDWDHNRNTEAVVHLAAVPMPGRVAPADVFRVNTISTFNVFESCRLLGIKNIVWASSETLLGIPYEIKPDYLPADENYQSRPETSYSLSKHLGEEMAKQYCRWDSQLKIVCLRFSNVMDESEYADFPAFEQNPGSRRFNLWTYIDARDGAQAIRRSLEWSGKGAEVFIIANDDGVMTTSNEELVRTWYPGVSFKKQIGKNETLLSIDKAKSVLGYQPEHSWRKYVGS; via the coding sequence ATGAGAGTTTTAGTAACAGGCGGCAGCGGCAAACTGGGTAGAGCCACGATCAAGCATCTGGTTGAGAGCGGCCACGACGTCATCAACGCGGATACGATCGCGCCGCCAGAAAACCTCTGCCCCTTCGTCAAGGTCGATTTCGAGGACATGCGCGCCACGATCGAGGCGATCAGTGGCTTTGATTGGGACCACAATCGCAACACTGAAGCCGTCGTGCATCTGGCCGCTGTGCCGATGCCGGGACGAGTTGCACCTGCTGACGTTTTCCGGGTCAACACCATCTCGACCTTCAATGTTTTCGAGTCATGCCGATTGCTCGGCATCAAGAACATCGTGTGGGCGTCGAGCGAGACCCTGCTCGGCATTCCTTACGAGATCAAGCCTGACTATCTGCCGGCGGACGAGAATTACCAGTCGCGCCCGGAAACGTCCTATTCCCTCTCGAAGCATCTCGGCGAGGAGATGGCAAAGCAGTATTGCCGATGGGACAGCCAGCTCAAGATCGTTTGCCTACGCTTCTCCAACGTTATGGATGAGAGCGAGTATGCCGACTTCCCGGCCTTCGAGCAGAACCCTGGCAGCAGACGCTTCAACCTTTGGACCTATATCGACGCCCGCGACGGGGCACAGGCGATCCGACGCTCGCTCGAGTGGAGCGGCAAAGGTGCCGAGGTCTTCATCATCGCAAACGACGATGGGGTCATGACCACCTCCAACGAGGAACTCGTCAGGACGTGGTATCCGGGGGTCTCGTTCAAGAAGCAGATCGGGAAGAACGAAACCTTGCTGTCCATCGACAAAGCAAAGAGCGTTCTCGGATACCAGCCTGAACATAGCTGGCGAAAATATGTAGGCTCCTGA
- a CDS encoding ABC transporter permease: MSTEAKTLNTEADAATHMRPWHSNWRDYVVYIGFVVIFIVFAVLLQDRGFLSSNNLLNILRQTAIVAIVSMAMSFVLSAGEIDLSVGAIAGLSSVVAGLVLSQYGLFPGILAGLGLGLLVGAINGGLTAYLNIPSFLVTLGMMGIARGVGMWVSGTSPVPIINDTFIFIFGSGNIGPVPVLVVWVAILGIIAHIALRKTPFGRKVMSAGGNSIAARYSGVDVRKIKFQVLLLTGMAAAIAGMLYAGRLQSGRFQLGEGDELSVIAAVVLGGTSLFGGRGTVIGSIVGALLIGVINNGLILGGLDYSQQLIARGMLIILAVAVGRSR; the protein is encoded by the coding sequence ATGTCCACTGAAGCCAAGACATTGAATACAGAGGCGGATGCAGCAACCCACATGCGGCCGTGGCACAGCAACTGGCGCGACTACGTCGTCTACATCGGCTTCGTCGTCATCTTCATCGTCTTCGCCGTCCTGCTGCAGGATCGCGGATTCCTATCTTCGAACAACTTGCTCAACATCCTGCGGCAGACTGCGATCGTCGCCATCGTTTCCATGGCAATGTCGTTCGTTCTCTCGGCGGGCGAGATCGACCTCTCCGTCGGAGCCATTGCGGGACTGTCGTCGGTGGTCGCTGGCCTGGTGCTGAGCCAGTATGGTCTATTCCCCGGCATTCTCGCGGGCTTAGGCCTCGGGCTGCTGGTAGGCGCCATAAACGGCGGCCTGACTGCCTATCTCAACATCCCGTCGTTCTTGGTGACGCTCGGCATGATGGGGATCGCGCGAGGGGTCGGAATGTGGGTGAGTGGCACCTCGCCTGTTCCGATCATCAACGACACGTTCATTTTCATCTTTGGTTCCGGCAACATCGGCCCTGTTCCCGTCCTCGTTGTCTGGGTCGCCATTCTGGGTATCATCGCCCATATCGCGCTCCGCAAGACACCGTTCGGCCGCAAGGTCATGTCGGCAGGCGGAAACTCGATCGCAGCTCGCTACAGCGGCGTCGATGTCCGGAAAATCAAGTTCCAGGTGCTGCTACTGACGGGGATGGCCGCTGCGATCGCGGGCATGCTCTATGCTGGACGCCTGCAGTCTGGACGCTTCCAGCTTGGCGAAGGCGACGAGCTATCTGTCATCGCAGCCGTGGTTCTCGGCGGCACCAGCCTATTCGGCGGACGCGGCACCGTAATCGGTTCCATCGTCGGCGCCCTGCTCATCGGTGTCATCAACAACGGTCTTATTCTTGGCGGCCTCGACTACAGCCAGCAGCTCATCGCGCGCGGAATGCTCATCATCCTGGCTGTGGCGGTCGGCCGAAGCCGCTAA
- a CDS encoding sugar ABC transporter ATP-binding protein — MNTQAVTETVVAVRMSDVRKSFGGVHALRGVSLAIQTGTIHALVGENGAGKSTLLKILQGVVTPTEGSIEVFGEHMSSSSPENSRRLGIEMIFQDLSLIPTLSVAQNIFLNREPRRLSILVDERREIAQAAEIIGQLNLRVDPRTPVFELSPGQAQLTEIAKAIHQDARILILDEPTSSLSAQEADTLFGMLKKLTAAGTAVIYVSHRMTEIMTIADEITILRDGQNVTSGKTSEFTLDSIVQHMVGKRVTGFQYQARPIDRNGKPALSVRGLSGPSGKPNDVSFDVHKGEIVGIAGLMGAGRSELARLLFGVDKKTGGTVELGGTAVEFKSPSDAIKAGIVLVPESRHEEGLVVEHSVGDNLGLPQIGQLVRGPFIDRRREGTLTSDLIKQLRIKTPSADNKVRNLSGGNQQKIVIAKWLAVDPSVVILDEPTAGVDIGSKAEIVELIRTVASSGKSVIVISSEPAELLATSDRILVMNNGRLAREIERDEIESWATTAGDETQSPLIRTELGLQVAIQKATQNVH, encoded by the coding sequence ATGAACACTCAAGCAGTCACCGAAACCGTCGTCGCCGTCAGGATGAGCGACGTGAGGAAATCGTTTGGCGGCGTGCACGCATTGCGCGGCGTCAGCCTGGCGATCCAAACCGGAACAATCCATGCGCTGGTCGGCGAAAATGGTGCCGGCAAGTCCACCCTGTTGAAGATCCTGCAGGGTGTGGTCACACCCACGGAGGGATCCATCGAGGTTTTTGGCGAGCACATGTCGTCAAGCTCTCCGGAGAATTCCCGCAGGCTCGGCATCGAGATGATCTTCCAGGACCTCAGCCTTATCCCCACCCTTTCGGTCGCCCAGAACATCTTCCTCAACCGAGAGCCCCGACGCTTGTCGATCTTGGTCGACGAGCGCAGGGAAATCGCACAGGCAGCCGAAATCATCGGCCAGCTCAACCTCAGGGTTGATCCGAGGACACCTGTTTTTGAACTCAGCCCCGGTCAGGCCCAGCTGACCGAAATCGCCAAGGCCATCCACCAGGACGCCAGGATCCTTATCCTTGACGAACCGACCTCGTCGCTGAGCGCACAGGAAGCCGACACTCTGTTCGGCATGTTGAAGAAGCTCACTGCGGCGGGAACAGCCGTGATCTACGTTTCGCACCGCATGACCGAGATCATGACCATCGCCGACGAGATCACGATACTGCGCGACGGTCAGAACGTGACCTCCGGGAAGACATCCGAATTCACGCTCGACTCGATCGTGCAGCACATGGTCGGCAAGCGTGTCACCGGCTTCCAATACCAGGCGCGCCCCATTGATCGCAACGGCAAACCCGCGCTGAGCGTACGTGGCCTTTCGGGCCCCTCGGGAAAACCCAACGATGTCAGCTTCGACGTCCACAAGGGCGAGATTGTGGGAATAGCAGGCCTCATGGGCGCGGGCCGGAGCGAGCTTGCCCGCCTCCTTTTCGGCGTCGATAAGAAAACTGGGGGAACCGTAGAACTCGGCGGCACTGCCGTTGAGTTCAAGTCGCCTTCGGATGCCATCAAGGCTGGCATCGTGCTTGTTCCGGAGAGCCGCCACGAGGAAGGTCTGGTTGTCGAGCACAGCGTCGGCGACAATCTTGGACTGCCGCAGATCGGTCAGCTCGTCCGCGGTCCCTTCATCGACCGTCGACGCGAGGGGACGCTGACCTCCGATCTCATCAAGCAACTGAGGATCAAGACGCCGTCCGCTGACAACAAGGTCAGGAACCTTTCAGGCGGCAACCAGCAGAAGATCGTTATCGCCAAATGGCTGGCGGTTGATCCCTCGGTTGTCATTCTCGACGAACCGACAGCAGGCGTCGACATCGGTTCAAAGGCCGAGATCGTAGAACTCATTCGGACCGTCGCCTCCTCCGGGAAGTCCGTCATCGTCATCTCGTCGGAACCTGCCGAGCTTCTGGCAACGAGCGACCGCATCCTTGTCATGAACAACGGAAGACTCGCGCGCGAAATCGAGCGCGACGAAATCGAGAGCTGGGCCACGACTGCCGGCGACGAAACCCAATCTCCGCTGATCCGCACCGAACTCGGTCTGCAGGTCGCAATTCAGAAGGCAACTCAAAATGTCCACTGA
- a CDS encoding substrate-binding domain-containing protein produces the protein MPLTMRKSLQMIALATALGGSAAYAPSAFAVDIDKQIKDIESHPANGPNGEKATLASDLKLSAEEIEKIKAKHAKAAIVMHYTASDWAKAQMAGQKKALEELGVEIVATTDAGYRAEQQVSDIESVMALKPDVMITVPAEQSATAAAYKKAAAAGIKIIFLDQTGAGMKAGKDYVSLVSSDNRGMGKVAALLMAKALDGKGEIGLIPHASDLFATKERVVGFKEAIKDYPDIKVVQETGVGGPDFSSESERVASAMLTAHPNLNGIWAVWDVPTEGVLSAARAAGASKNLVITTCDLGVNISIDMAKKGYVKGTGSQRPYGAGYAEGILAGYALLGKDAPPYVVLPALAVTRDNLIEAWPQSNGDQAPTILTDAMN, from the coding sequence ATGCCTTTGACCATGCGCAAGTCCCTACAGATGATCGCCCTTGCCACTGCCCTCGGCGGTAGCGCAGCCTATGCGCCGAGCGCTTTCGCGGTCGATATCGATAAACAGATCAAGGATATTGAAAGTCACCCGGCAAACGGGCCCAATGGCGAGAAAGCGACCCTCGCGAGCGACCTGAAGCTATCTGCCGAAGAGATCGAAAAGATCAAGGCGAAGCATGCCAAAGCGGCGATTGTGATGCACTACACGGCGTCTGACTGGGCCAAGGCCCAGATGGCCGGGCAAAAGAAGGCTCTGGAAGAGCTCGGCGTCGAGATCGTTGCGACGACTGATGCTGGATATCGCGCGGAGCAGCAGGTTTCAGACATCGAAAGCGTCATGGCGCTCAAACCTGACGTCATGATCACCGTTCCCGCCGAACAGTCAGCCACGGCCGCAGCATACAAGAAAGCTGCTGCCGCTGGCATCAAGATCATATTCCTTGACCAGACCGGCGCCGGGATGAAGGCTGGCAAAGACTATGTGAGCCTCGTCTCTTCCGACAACCGTGGCATGGGAAAGGTCGCCGCACTGCTCATGGCCAAGGCGCTCGACGGCAAGGGCGAAATCGGTCTCATCCCGCATGCGTCCGACCTTTTTGCCACCAAAGAACGCGTTGTCGGCTTCAAGGAAGCGATCAAGGATTATCCCGATATCAAGGTCGTGCAGGAGACCGGAGTCGGAGGCCCCGATTTCTCAAGCGAATCCGAGCGCGTCGCCTCCGCAATGCTGACGGCGCACCCGAACCTCAATGGCATCTGGGCGGTGTGGGACGTTCCAACGGAAGGCGTTCTGTCAGCGGCGCGCGCAGCGGGCGCGTCCAAGAACCTCGTCATCACCACTTGCGACCTTGGCGTCAACATCTCGATCGACATGGCAAAGAAGGGTTACGTCAAGGGAACGGGCTCGCAGCGTCCGTACGGCGCCGGCTATGCCGAGGGCATCCTTGCGGGATACGCCCTTCTCGGAAAGGACGCACCTCCCTACGTCGTGCTCCCGGCCCTTGCCGTGACCCGCGATAACCTGATCGAAGCGTGGCCGCAGTCTAACGGCGACCAGGCACCGACGATTCTCACCGACGCAATGAACTAA
- a CDS encoding class 1 fructose-bisphosphatase: MSAPATLGNDEARVQYGSVDAYLSAWAGEDVARQGVAALINGVLDAACLLSARIAAGSLEGDPARLVGSNTDGDAQKAIDIASHELFIEILARAGAARVLSEEADAPVMLSGHRFAVAIDPIDGSGNVGLGTPVGTIFSIMPLNEADDPFLAPGNRQAAAGYVSFGNTVDLGLSVGEGVLLATMHPQTGEFLIVKRQVQIPRETSELAYNASNHRHLHPAMSLYLQDCLAGKEGTRGRDFNMRWLGSAVGELHRILIRGGVFFYAGDKRPGFENGRLRLVYEANPIAFLMEQAGGRATDGTTAILDKIPTSHHCRTPLVFGSATEVDLIASYLDSNPTSE; encoded by the coding sequence ATGAGCGCGCCGGCGACACTCGGAAATGATGAAGCGCGCGTCCAGTATGGTTCTGTCGATGCGTACCTCTCGGCCTGGGCTGGTGAGGATGTGGCCCGTCAGGGGGTGGCGGCTCTAATCAACGGTGTGTTGGATGCCGCCTGTCTTTTATCCGCGCGCATCGCAGCGGGTTCCCTGGAGGGCGATCCGGCCCGCCTTGTCGGATCAAATACCGACGGTGATGCGCAAAAGGCAATCGACATCGCGTCGCACGAGTTGTTCATCGAAATACTCGCACGCGCAGGCGCTGCCAGGGTCCTGTCCGAGGAGGCTGACGCGCCAGTCATGCTCAGTGGGCATCGTTTCGCGGTCGCGATCGATCCGATCGACGGTTCAGGCAATGTCGGGCTTGGCACGCCCGTCGGGACGATCTTCTCGATCATGCCTCTCAACGAAGCTGATGATCCCTTTTTAGCCCCTGGAAATCGACAGGCCGCGGCCGGTTATGTCTCATTCGGCAACACGGTCGATTTGGGCTTGTCGGTCGGAGAGGGTGTGCTGCTGGCGACGATGCATCCCCAAACCGGCGAGTTCCTGATCGTCAAAAGGCAGGTACAAATACCTCGCGAAACGTCCGAGCTTGCATATAACGCTTCCAACCACCGTCACCTTCACCCTGCCATGAGCCTGTATCTTCAGGATTGTCTTGCTGGCAAGGAGGGAACGCGCGGCCGCGATTTCAACATGCGCTGGCTCGGATCGGCAGTCGGAGAGCTCCACCGGATCCTGATCAGGGGTGGTGTGTTCTTCTACGCCGGCGACAAGCGGCCGGGTTTTGAAAATGGGCGCCTTCGCCTGGTGTATGAAGCAAACCCGATCGCGTTCCTGATGGAGCAGGCCGGCGGACGGGCCACCGACGGCACGACCGCAATTCTGGACAAGATCCCAACCTCTCACCATTGCCGCACGCCGCTCGTTTTCGGTTCGGCGACGGAGGTCGACCTGATCGCAAGCTATCTCGATTCCAATCCAACCAGCGAGTGA
- the fba gene encoding class II fructose-bisphosphate aldolase (catalyzes the reversible aldol condensation of dihydroxyacetonephosphate and glyceraldehyde 3-phosphate in the Calvin cycle, glycolysis, and/or gluconeogenesis) has translation MARITLRQLLDDAADHGYGVPAFNINNMEQALAIMEAADETDSPVILQASRGARAYTNDIMLKHMMDAVTEIYPNIPVCVHLDHGNEPSTCVTAIQHGFTSVMMDGSIRADGKTAADWDYNVKVTKSVSETAHWAGVSVEGELGVLGSLETGTGDAEDGHGVEGKLDPHQLLTDPEEAAKFVEETKVDALAVAMGTSHGAYKFSRRPDRDVLAMDVIEAIHRKLPNTHLVMHGSSSVPEELQEIFNRFGGRMKPTWGVPLEEILRGIRHGVRKVNIDTDCRMAMTGQVRRVLAEDPTEFDPRKYLKPAMTALSKLCRERFEAFGTAGRASSINVVPLAEMAKRYRAGSL, from the coding sequence ATGGCCAGGATCACTCTCCGCCAGCTGCTGGATGATGCCGCCGATCACGGCTACGGCGTCCCGGCATTCAATATCAACAACATGGAGCAGGCGCTTGCCATCATGGAAGCGGCCGACGAAACGGATTCGCCCGTCATCCTGCAGGCGAGCCGCGGGGCGCGGGCATATACTAACGACATCATGCTCAAGCACATGATGGACGCTGTGACGGAGATCTATCCCAATATCCCCGTTTGCGTACATCTTGACCACGGAAACGAACCAAGCACCTGCGTCACTGCGATCCAGCATGGCTTTACGTCCGTGATGATGGATGGGTCGATCCGTGCCGACGGCAAAACCGCGGCGGATTGGGACTATAACGTCAAGGTCACAAAAAGCGTCAGTGAAACCGCTCATTGGGCGGGGGTTTCGGTGGAAGGAGAGCTCGGCGTCCTGGGCTCGCTTGAGACCGGCACGGGCGATGCAGAAGACGGTCATGGTGTAGAGGGCAAGCTCGATCCGCATCAGCTTCTGACCGATCCGGAGGAAGCCGCGAAGTTCGTCGAAGAGACCAAGGTCGACGCGCTTGCCGTCGCAATGGGCACCAGCCATGGCGCCTACAAGTTCTCACGCCGACCGGACCGGGACGTGCTGGCAATGGATGTTATCGAGGCGATCCACCGGAAACTTCCAAATACCCATCTCGTCATGCACGGTTCGTCAAGCGTGCCGGAGGAGCTGCAGGAAATCTTCAATCGCTTCGGCGGGCGGATGAAGCCGACTTGGGGCGTGCCGCTCGAGGAAATACTGCGCGGCATCCGTCATGGCGTGCGAAAGGTCAACATCGACACGGATTGCCGCATGGCAATGACCGGGCAGGTGCGCAGAGTGCTGGCCGAAGATCCGACAGAATTCGACCCTCGCAAATATTTGAAGCCCGCAATGACGGCGCTTTCGAAGCTGTGCCGCGAAAGATTCGAAGCTTTCGGAACGGCAGGGCGCGCAAGCTCCATCAACGTTGTGCCGCTCGCGGAAATGGCGAAGCGGTATCGAGCCGGCTCGCTCTAG
- a CDS encoding triose-phosphate isomerase, producing MTDKKTLWIGTSWKMNKTLADAVQFAHGLRAADTTSHPRIQRFVIPPFTVVREVKTTLAGTSVKVGAQNMHWDDEGAWTGEISPVMLKDCSLDIVELGHSERREHFGETDVTVGLKVEAAVRHGLIPLICLGETLDEREAGRAREVLERQVRGALGSLSTLQKDKPILLAYEPIWAIGVNGIPATADYADARQAEIIAFAEAVLGRRVPCLYGGSVNADNCEELISCPHVDGLFIGRSAWKIEGYLDILEKCAAKI from the coding sequence ATGACCGATAAGAAAACCCTTTGGATTGGCACTAGCTGGAAGATGAACAAGACGCTTGCCGATGCCGTGCAGTTCGCCCACGGTCTCAGGGCCGCAGACACCACGTCCCATCCGCGCATCCAGCGCTTTGTCATCCCTCCCTTCACTGTTGTCCGAGAAGTGAAGACCACGTTGGCGGGCACGTCGGTGAAGGTCGGCGCGCAGAACATGCACTGGGACGACGAGGGCGCCTGGACGGGCGAGATTTCCCCCGTGATGCTCAAGGACTGCAGCCTCGATATCGTCGAACTTGGTCACTCCGAGAGGCGTGAACATTTTGGCGAGACGGACGTGACGGTAGGGCTGAAAGTCGAGGCGGCGGTTCGCCACGGCTTGATCCCGCTCATCTGCTTAGGGGAGACACTCGACGAACGCGAGGCCGGGCGAGCGCGCGAGGTCCTTGAGCGCCAAGTTCGCGGCGCGTTAGGAAGCCTTTCCACCCTCCAGAAGGACAAACCCATATTGCTCGCCTATGAGCCTATTTGGGCCATTGGCGTCAATGGGATCCCCGCGACAGCGGACTACGCCGACGCCCGCCAAGCCGAGATCATTGCGTTTGCCGAAGCCGTGCTCGGCCGGCGCGTTCCCTGCCTCTACGGCGGTTCGGTCAACGCGGACAACTGCGAAGAGCTCATATCCTGCCCTCATGTCGATGGGCTGTTCATCGGCCGCTCGGCTTGGAAGATCGAGGGCTACCTCGACATCCTCGAAAAGTGCGCGGCCAAAATCTGA
- the derI gene encoding D-erythrulose-4-phosphate isomerase produces MKVAVAGDSAGEGLAKVLADYLKHRFEVFEVSRTDAGLDDFYANLSDRVANGVLDGTYDKAILVCGTGIGVCISANKVPGIRAALTHDTYSAERAALSNNAQIITMGARVIGSELAKTIVDSFLAQTFDENGRSASNVAAIDEVDTKYHAR; encoded by the coding sequence ATGAAAGTTGCAGTAGCAGGCGACAGCGCGGGCGAAGGCCTCGCTAAAGTCCTCGCCGATTATCTCAAGCACCGTTTCGAGGTGTTCGAAGTCTCCAGGACCGATGCCGGTCTCGACGATTTCTATGCGAACCTCTCCGACAGGGTCGCCAACGGAGTGCTCGACGGCACCTACGACAAGGCCATCCTGGTGTGCGGCACCGGGATCGGCGTTTGCATTTCGGCGAACAAAGTGCCGGGTATAAGGGCAGCCCTCACACACGATACCTACTCCGCCGAGCGGGCGGCGTTATCGAACAACGCCCAGATCATTACCATGGGCGCCCGCGTCATTGGATCGGAACTTGCGAAGACGATCGTCGACTCCTTCCTCGCCCAGACGTTCGACGAGAATGGTCGCTCGGCGAGCAATGTTGCCGCGATCGACGAGGTCGATACGAAATACCACGCTCGCTAG
- a CDS encoding FadR/GntR family transcriptional regulator encodes MLSVEPKKIPSRLDIALDYITGEIAKGNLGPGDKLPNEKELAQLLGISRTPIREAIKTLAVSGLVETRHGFGNYIRKDEGLPAMPLAMFQLYLQSSTPEMLMELRYVFDRNCSELASLRRTDEDLAAMRECIDRLKRLSEDANSAIEDLLKADLDFHRAIYKAAGNPLIVVIADFVLTMVAPWVQKSLEVSGKWRAVDLHEHMFEMIRDRKTGDLSRESVEENMEHFRTSLLK; translated from the coding sequence ATGCTGTCTGTTGAGCCAAAGAAAATCCCAAGCCGGCTGGACATAGCGCTCGACTACATTACGGGCGAAATTGCCAAAGGCAACCTTGGGCCTGGTGACAAGCTTCCCAATGAAAAGGAGCTGGCCCAGCTTCTCGGCATCAGCCGCACTCCAATCCGAGAGGCGATCAAGACGCTCGCGGTGTCGGGTCTTGTCGAGACGCGGCATGGCTTTGGAAATTACATCCGTAAGGACGAAGGCCTTCCGGCGATGCCGCTCGCGATGTTTCAGCTCTATCTTCAGAGCTCGACGCCTGAGATGCTGATGGAGCTGCGATATGTTTTCGACCGCAACTGTTCAGAACTCGCGTCCCTGCGGCGTACGGACGAAGACCTCGCCGCAATGAGAGAGTGCATCGACCGACTAAAAAGGCTGTCGGAGGATGCGAACTCCGCGATCGAAGATCTCCTCAAGGCCGACCTCGATTTCCACCGAGCAATATACAAAGCTGCCGGAAACCCGTTGATCGTCGTGATCGCCGACTTCGTGCTGACGATGGTCGCGCCTTGGGTGCAAAAATCGCTGGAGGTCAGTGGCAAATGGCGCGCAGTCGATCTCCACGAACACATGTTTGAGATGATCCGGGACAGAAAGACCGGTGACCTCAGCCGCGAGAGCGTCGAGGAAAACATGGAACACTTCCGCACGTCCCTGTTGAAATGA